Proteins from a genomic interval of Chroococcidiopsis thermalis PCC 7203:
- a CDS encoding glycosyltransferase family 2 protein, whose amino-acid sequence MNHQQPRLSIGMPVYNAEQYIIEAIDAILAQTYTDFELIISDNASSDRTQEICQAYAAKDRRIKYYRNDRNIGVHRNYRRAFQLATGEYFRWATHDDICAPQGIEKCVEVLDRNPDVVLCYTKTKLINEHGTILEQNYDENPLLTNSPHAHIRFRNLIIDSFSRRYRGQQLFGVMRHSVAATTPLLGDYSGGDKPFLARMTLLGKYYEVPEYLFFNREHSQRSSSKEMNSPYLRMRLFNPDTKGEKPVFPRWSVFLDYLSAIKDVPLSLSERIRCYLVLGTWLGKNKNWEQLVKELIKASVWSIYFSKHRQMLVQQHQAEIPSS is encoded by the coding sequence ATGAATCACCAGCAACCGCGCCTCAGCATTGGTATGCCCGTGTATAATGCCGAGCAGTATATCATAGAAGCAATAGATGCAATTTTGGCTCAAACCTATACAGATTTTGAGCTGATTATTTCAGACAATGCCTCCAGCGATCGCACTCAGGAAATCTGTCAAGCATACGCAGCAAAAGATCGGCGGATCAAATACTATCGAAACGATCGCAATATTGGCGTTCATCGAAATTACAGACGCGCCTTTCAATTAGCGACAGGCGAATATTTTAGATGGGCTACCCACGATGATATTTGCGCTCCACAAGGGATTGAAAAATGCGTTGAAGTTTTAGATCGAAATCCAGATGTCGTATTGTGCTACACCAAGACTAAATTAATTAACGAGCATGGCACGATTTTGGAGCAAAACTACGATGAAAACCCCCTACTCACTAATTCACCACACGCTCATATTCGCTTTCGGAATTTGATAATTGACTCTTTTTCTCGACGTTATCGCGGTCAGCAACTTTTTGGAGTCATGCGTCATAGTGTTGCTGCAACAACTCCTCTTTTAGGCGATTACTCTGGTGGGGATAAGCCTTTTCTGGCTCGCATGACTTTATTAGGTAAATATTATGAAGTTCCTGAATATTTGTTCTTTAACAGAGAACATTCTCAGCGTTCTTCTAGTAAGGAGATGAATAGTCCCTACCTACGTATGCGGTTATTTAACCCTGATACCAAAGGAGAAAAACCTGTCTTTCCTAGATGGAGTGTTTTCTTAGATTATTTAAGTGCTATTAAAGATGTACCTCTCAGCCTATCCGAACGAATTCGTTGCTATTTAGTTCTCGGGACTTGGTTAGGAAAAAACAAGAACTGGGAGCAATTAGTTAAAGAATTAATTAAGGCATCTGTCTGGTCTATTTATTTTTCTAAACATCGCCAGATGTTAGTACAACAACACCAAGCTGAAATTCCATCAAGTTGA
- a CDS encoding FAD-dependent oxidoreductase produces MLVDALKLPAETLVETDICIIGAGAAGITLARELRDRPEQVCLLESGGFDYEEQIQSLYAGENTGLAYFPLKEARGRYFGGSTNLWGGWSRPMDEIDFEHRPWMPYSGWCFPKAELDPYYERAQTACHLGAFEYDLAYWQEALAQQCQVPATTEQLATYLWQIIPCTHLRFGEAYRAQIEQASNITTYLHANVLEIETNDSAQAVTRLWVASSDGKQFSVAAKIFVLAAGGIENPRLLLASNRVQSGGVGNQHDLVGRFFMEHPYLISGKAELSNSAELYTRIKFPVGETFLATGLGLSKEVQEREQILNFGLRLLAIDEWLEAYKRLRSQTQQSVRHKAFPSIAEGRKNAGKSSTIADFIKVASRPDRFADRMTKKLFQQSMAARQFNSCDTHLIGEQAPNPDSRVTLSRDRDKLGMNRVQLDWRLSPIDKYTIARSQQLIAAEFERSGLGKIHVELTDDEATWRSVAGSYHHIGTTRMSSNPREGVVDEHCQVHGIHNLYVAGSSVFPTSGLSNPTLTIVALAIRLADRLKDRLDNSAEISPAVAVQAL; encoded by the coding sequence ATGTTAGTTGATGCTTTGAAATTACCAGCAGAAACGCTGGTAGAAACAGACATTTGTATTATCGGTGCTGGTGCGGCAGGAATTACATTAGCACGAGAATTGCGCGATCGCCCCGAACAAGTTTGTTTGCTTGAAAGTGGCGGATTTGACTATGAGGAACAGATTCAATCGCTGTATGCGGGAGAGAATACTGGTCTAGCTTATTTTCCCTTGAAAGAAGCACGCGGGCGCTATTTCGGCGGTTCGACCAACTTGTGGGGCGGTTGGAGTCGTCCGATGGATGAAATTGACTTCGAGCATCGTCCCTGGATGCCTTATAGCGGTTGGTGTTTTCCCAAGGCGGAGCTAGACCCCTACTACGAACGGGCGCAAACTGCTTGTCATTTGGGTGCATTTGAATACGATTTGGCATACTGGCAAGAGGCGTTAGCGCAACAATGTCAAGTCCCTGCAACTACAGAGCAGCTGGCTACCTATCTATGGCAGATTATCCCATGTACTCACTTGCGCTTTGGCGAAGCTTATCGCGCCCAAATCGAGCAGGCGAGTAATATTACTACCTATCTCCACGCTAACGTGCTGGAGATTGAAACCAACGACAGCGCTCAAGCCGTAACGCGGCTGTGGGTGGCAAGCTCGGATGGCAAACAGTTCTCGGTAGCAGCAAAAATCTTCGTGCTAGCGGCGGGTGGAATTGAAAATCCTCGCTTGCTCCTAGCTTCCAACCGGGTGCAAAGTGGTGGAGTCGGCAACCAACACGATTTGGTAGGCAGATTCTTCATGGAGCATCCCTATCTCATTTCTGGCAAAGCCGAATTGTCCAATTCAGCTGAGTTATATACGCGAATTAAGTTTCCCGTGGGTGAAACATTTCTGGCAACAGGCTTAGGCTTGTCCAAAGAAGTGCAAGAACGCGAACAGATTCTGAATTTTGGCTTGAGATTATTAGCCATTGACGAATGGTTAGAAGCTTACAAGCGATTGCGATCGCAAACTCAACAGTCAGTCCGACATAAAGCTTTTCCTTCCATTGCAGAAGGACGGAAGAACGCAGGTAAGTCTTCTACAATTGCGGATTTCATCAAAGTCGCTAGCCGTCCCGATCGTTTTGCTGACAGAATGACAAAAAAACTGTTTCAGCAATCCATGGCAGCGCGACAATTCAACAGTTGCGATACCCATTTAATCGGAGAGCAAGCACCAAATCCCGATAGTCGGGTTACTCTCAGCCGCGATCGCGATAAATTAGGGATGAATCGCGTCCAGCTTGACTGGCGTTTGAGTCCGATTGACAAGTATACAATTGCGCGATCGCAGCAGTTAATCGCAGCAGAATTCGAGCGTTCTGGACTGGGTAAAATTCACGTCGAACTAACTGACGATGAAGCGACTTGGCGATCGGTCGCTGGCTCGTATCATCATATCGGCACAACCCGCATGAGTAGCAACCCCAGGGAAGGTGTGGTTGACGAGCATTGTCAAGTGCATGGCATTCACAACTTATATGTTGCTGGTAGCTCGGTTTTTCCCACCAGCGGACTCTCCAATCCTACTCTCACGATTGTCGCTTTAGCGATCCGACTTGCCGATCGCCTGAAAGATCGCCTGGATAACTCTGCTGAAATCAGTCCAGCAGTTGCAGTTCAGGCTCTTTAG
- a CDS encoding NAD-dependent epimerase/dehydratase family protein — MKILVTGTEGYLGSLLAPILMQRGHEVIGVDTGFYKVGWLYNGTQLTAKTLNKDLRQISTEDLEGVEAIVHMAELSNDPAGQLYPNITYDINHKGSVRLATLAKTAGVRRFVYMSSCSVYGVATAGDVTEASPVNPQTAYAECKTLVERDVTTMADDSFSPTFMRNATAFGASPRMRFDIVLNNLAGLAWTTKEIKMTSDGTPWRPLVHALDIAKAIACTLEAPRDIIHNQIFNVGDTAQNYRVKQVAEIIAETFKGCKLSFGENGADNRSYRVSFEKINTVLPGFKCEWDARRGAQQLFDLFTQIDMTADTFLFRGFTRLKQLEYLIQTQQIDRDFFWKKLGD; from the coding sequence ATGAAAATTCTTGTTACTGGTACGGAAGGCTATCTCGGTTCGTTATTAGCTCCAATTTTGATGCAGCGCGGGCATGAAGTTATTGGCGTAGACACTGGATTCTATAAAGTTGGTTGGTTGTACAACGGCACTCAACTGACTGCTAAAACACTCAATAAAGATCTGCGACAGATTTCAACTGAAGATCTAGAGGGGGTGGAAGCGATCGTCCATATGGCAGAGCTTTCCAACGATCCAGCCGGACAACTCTATCCCAACATTACCTACGACATTAATCATAAAGGTTCCGTCCGCCTCGCTACCTTAGCTAAAACAGCTGGAGTACGGCGCTTTGTCTACATGTCTTCCTGTAGCGTCTACGGAGTTGCAACCGCAGGAGATGTGACTGAAGCATCTCCTGTCAACCCGCAAACCGCTTATGCCGAGTGTAAAACACTTGTCGAGCGAGATGTCACGACAATGGCTGATGATAGTTTTTCGCCTACATTCATGCGAAATGCGACAGCTTTTGGTGCTTCCCCCAGAATGCGCTTTGATATCGTCTTAAATAACCTGGCAGGGTTGGCTTGGACGACTAAAGAAATTAAAATGACCAGTGACGGTACGCCCTGGCGACCCCTAGTCCACGCACTCGATATTGCTAAGGCGATCGCCTGTACGCTGGAAGCTCCGCGCGATATTATTCACAATCAAATCTTTAACGTGGGTGACACGGCGCAAAATTATCGTGTCAAACAAGTTGCCGAAATCATTGCTGAAACTTTTAAAGGATGCAAGTTGAGCTTTGGCGAAAACGGGGCGGATAACCGCAGCTATCGCGTCAGTTTCGAGAAGATTAATACGGTACTGCCGGGATTCAAATGCGAGTGGGATGCACGACGCGGCGCTCAACAATTATTCGATCTATTTACTCAAATTGATATGACTGCGGACACGTTTTTATTCAGAGGATTTACTCGGTTAAAGCAGTTGGAATATTTAATTCAGACTCAGCAAATCGATCGCGATTTCTTTTGGAAGAAGCTAGGCGATTAG
- a CDS encoding glycosyltransferase family 61 protein — translation MVNFLVAPLRNLLKQKISAAHRRTIGGAIRRSIQQQTFHFVRKIGLKVITRKEVFEGNIKHRVLQFNAEEAIVINHPCNGSDQIREILNTTGQHNLSQPFVIEVENAKLVGTIAIGFDEAGNIIAETISGNPDCIKYIPAQTLLLEKLSNWAAPQLEAACSLTNWNSGYFHWLIDCLTRLEGIEYYQAQTGIKPTLIIHANPQEWQKESLRLLGYNPDDCIEWNDSGVKVKKLVVPSFRREHNIISPTACQWLRQRLLSNLSDNTSISLSPRIYISRPKSAGRNIINEADVMAILAPLGFVAYTMEELSFADEIRLFSQAEIVVAPHGAGLTNIIFALQKLIVIDLFGSFGTPCFFALAQALGFYYGCLGEGFDPKNKTGKYKGITVDIAKLQVLLQEMFTVRDSDRQVASVEDALFLTGDSAV, via the coding sequence GTGGTAAATTTTTTGGTCGCGCCTTTGAGGAATTTGCTCAAGCAAAAGATTTCGGCTGCTCATCGTAGAACAATTGGTGGAGCAATCCGACGCTCAATTCAGCAACAAACATTTCATTTTGTTAGAAAGATCGGCTTGAAAGTCATCACGAGAAAGGAAGTTTTTGAGGGAAATATCAAACATCGAGTTCTTCAATTTAATGCCGAAGAAGCAATTGTCATTAATCACCCCTGTAACGGTTCTGACCAGATTCGAGAAATTTTAAATACAACTGGTCAACATAATTTGTCACAACCATTTGTCATAGAGGTGGAAAATGCTAAGTTAGTTGGAACTATAGCTATTGGTTTTGACGAGGCTGGCAACATAATTGCAGAAACGATTTCGGGAAATCCAGACTGCATTAAATATATTCCAGCTCAAACTTTACTTTTGGAAAAGTTGTCTAACTGGGCAGCACCTCAGTTAGAAGCGGCTTGTTCGTTAACTAACTGGAATAGCGGTTACTTCCACTGGTTGATCGATTGTTTAACCCGACTGGAAGGAATTGAGTACTATCAAGCACAAACTGGAATTAAACCAACTCTAATTATTCATGCTAATCCTCAAGAATGGCAAAAAGAGTCTCTCAGACTTTTAGGATACAACCCAGATGATTGTATTGAATGGAACGACTCCGGCGTTAAAGTTAAAAAGTTAGTCGTCCCCTCTTTTCGACGAGAACACAACATCATATCGCCTACAGCCTGTCAGTGGTTGCGCCAGCGGTTATTGAGCAATCTGTCTGATAATACCAGCATCTCTTTATCGCCTAGAATATATATTTCTCGACCCAAATCAGCCGGACGAAATATCATTAATGAAGCAGATGTTATGGCGATTTTGGCTCCTTTGGGCTTCGTCGCTTATACGATGGAGGAACTGAGTTTTGCAGATGAAATTAGACTATTTTCTCAAGCAGAAATAGTTGTCGCTCCTCACGGTGCTGGTCTCACAAATATAATTTTTGCACTCCAGAAATTAATTGTTATCGATCTGTTTGGTTCGTTTGGTACGCCGTGTTTCTTTGCCTTAGCACAAGCATTAGGTTTTTACTACGGTTGCCTGGGAGAGGGCTTCGATCCAAAGAATAAAACTGGAAAGTACAAAGGGATTACGGTAGATATTGCCAAATTGCAAGTTTTACTGCAAGAAATGTTCACTGTTAGAGATAGCGATCGCCAAGTTGCCAGTGTAGAAGACGCACTATTTCTAACTGGCGACAGTGCCGTCTAA
- a CDS encoding glycosyltransferase family 61 protein produces MLTGSIGKFTLNKPFVAEVINAELVGSAAVGFDREGGLITETVMQNLVNIEKYLPNGIPAQTLILKNLPSFGSHQLDTACSLLNWWSKNYSHWIVDCLLRLEGLEYYQKQTKRKPALIIESNPPTWKIESLKLLGYGLDDCIPWKGSKIKVNRLIVPSFRREQAFPVSPAACKWLRQRLLSNLPNIESSQRSFSPRIYISRAKTTGRKVINEDDVLEALSPFGFVAYAPEKMSFADEVRLFSQAEMVVAPHGSGLVNIIFAQNLSVIELFGSTGVPCFLVLAKSLGFQYGCLTGDYNSRNNHSFEQNNNIMVDIPKLRVLVAEMLNNRYGDRQPVITTY; encoded by the coding sequence TTGCTTACAGGATCGATTGGCAAATTTACTTTAAACAAGCCTTTTGTAGCTGAAGTAATAAACGCCGAGCTTGTCGGTTCGGCAGCAGTTGGATTCGACCGGGAAGGAGGCTTAATTACAGAAACTGTAATGCAAAATCTAGTAAATATAGAAAAATATTTACCTAATGGCATCCCTGCACAAACCTTGATTTTAAAGAATTTACCTAGCTTCGGCTCTCATCAACTAGATACAGCTTGTTCGTTACTTAATTGGTGGTCTAAGAATTATTCTCATTGGATAGTAGATTGTTTATTGCGGCTTGAAGGACTCGAATATTATCAAAAGCAAACTAAGAGAAAGCCAGCTTTAATTATTGAATCAAATCCTCCTACCTGGAAAATAGAGTCTCTCAAACTTTTAGGATATGGACTAGATGATTGTATACCTTGGAAGGGTTCAAAAATAAAAGTCAACCGACTAATAGTTCCATCTTTTCGACGCGAGCAAGCCTTCCCTGTATCACCCGCCGCCTGCAAGTGGCTTCGTCAACGCCTATTGAGTAATCTTCCTAATATAGAGAGCAGTCAGCGTTCTTTTTCACCAAGAATCTATATTTCCCGCGCCAAAACAACAGGTCGTAAAGTAATTAATGAAGATGATGTATTAGAAGCTCTATCTCCTTTTGGATTTGTGGCATACGCACCAGAAAAGATGAGCTTTGCAGACGAGGTTAGACTATTTTCACAAGCAGAAATGGTTGTTGCTCCTCATGGTTCTGGTCTAGTAAATATAATATTTGCCCAGAACTTGAGTGTCATCGAACTTTTCGGTTCAACTGGTGTTCCGTGCTTTTTAGTTTTAGCGAAATCACTAGGTTTTCAGTATGGATGTCTTACAGGAGACTACAATTCGAGAAACAATCACTCCTTTGAGCAGAACAACAACATAATGGTTGACATTCCTAAATTGCGGGTTTTGGTGGCAGAAATGTTAAACAACAGATATGGCGATCGCCAACCTGTAATTACTACTTATTGA
- a CDS encoding glycosyltransferase family 61 protein: MKSLKKKILVGRRRQTILLIKRPLRQWIFSQAIEKFGLNLVTRKELLAQRKKYHVQNFSSGESVIIDKPRQGSDEMPKLTESMGSFTLEEPLVFEVENAKLVGPAAVGFDRDGSIISEIISGNLKSLSRLPARTLVLKQLPDFTTPQIDVACSLVNPTSMGYFTWMGNLTRFEGIEYYQAQTGIKPELIINSHPTRWQRESLRLLGYEPQDCIQWNGSRIKVNRLVVPSYRRVQQLISPSGCHWLRQRLVSNLPVKGSEKGDFSSRIYIVRTKKTGRTITNEEEVLSILTQLGFVGYTLEELSFADQVRLFSQAEMVVAAHGAGLANIMFAENLKVIELFGSYGTAAYFVLSKMLGFDYACLVSDPQGKNQVSERYTDMTVDIAKLKMLLAEMLSSDRQPLVKSIDEPQIDEQQLVDS, encoded by the coding sequence GTGAAATCGCTCAAGAAAAAAATTCTCGTTGGTCGTCGTAGGCAAACTATTTTGCTAATAAAAAGACCCTTGCGCCAGTGGATATTTTCTCAGGCGATCGAAAAGTTCGGCTTAAATCTAGTTACAAGGAAAGAATTACTCGCTCAGCGCAAAAAATATCATGTTCAAAACTTTAGCTCTGGGGAATCAGTTATAATTGACAAGCCCCGCCAAGGTTCAGATGAAATGCCTAAATTAACTGAAAGTATGGGCAGTTTTACTTTGGAAGAGCCTCTAGTATTTGAAGTGGAAAATGCTAAACTTGTTGGACCTGCTGCTGTTGGTTTCGATCGAGATGGAAGCATAATTTCAGAAATAATCAGTGGAAATCTAAAGAGTTTAAGCAGATTACCTGCACGAACCTTAGTTTTAAAGCAATTGCCTGATTTTACTACTCCCCAAATAGATGTAGCTTGCTCGCTGGTGAATCCAACTAGCATGGGATATTTTACCTGGATGGGAAATTTAACTCGATTTGAAGGAATAGAATATTATCAAGCACAAACTGGGATCAAGCCTGAATTAATTATTAATTCTCATCCTACTAGATGGCAAAGAGAATCTCTTAGACTCTTAGGATATGAACCGCAAGATTGTATACAATGGAACGGCTCAAGAATAAAAGTTAATCGATTAGTAGTTCCATCTTATCGTCGCGTACAACAGCTAATCTCACCTTCAGGCTGTCATTGGCTTCGTCAACGTCTAGTTAGTAATTTACCCGTTAAAGGAAGTGAAAAAGGCGATTTTTCCTCCAGAATATACATTGTTCGTACCAAAAAAACAGGTCGAACAATTACTAATGAAGAGGAAGTCCTGTCTATTTTGACTCAATTGGGATTTGTGGGTTACACGCTAGAAGAATTGAGTTTTGCAGACCAGGTTAGACTATTTTCTCAAGCAGAAATGGTGGTTGCTGCTCATGGTGCTGGGTTGGCAAATATCATGTTTGCAGAGAACTTGAAGGTAATCGAACTTTTTGGTTCATATGGTACTGCGGCTTATTTTGTCTTATCTAAAATGCTGGGTTTTGACTATGCTTGCTTAGTATCAGATCCTCAAGGAAAAAACCAGGTGAGTGAGAGATACACTGATATGACAGTAGACATCGCCAAACTAAAAATGCTTCTTGCAGAAATGTTGTCTAGCGATCGCCAACCTTTAGTTAAATCTATTGATGAGCCACAAATTGATGAGCAACAATTAGTTGATTCTTAA
- a CDS encoding glycosyltransferase family 61 protein: MTGRLRSAIGMIRFPIRQWIFSIATKKLGLNIVTREDILKNKEQYSLIQFGAEESILVDEPYNKNPNEIPSIISSRVGKANTLNQPGVFEVINARLVGSTAVGFDAAGNLLAETLNPLNLSRAIPTRTHILKYFPTWEDRVDTACSIVMGNGNYFHWIADYLTRLQGLEFYQEQTGRRPTLIIDKNPTKWQIESLRLLGYEPENCLPWNGASLKVDRLVIPSWRRERRIIPPSVCRWMRQRMLSNLDKVESQSDSFSSRIYISRTKTTGRQVINEEEVLAALAPLGFVSYTMERMSFADQVRLFSQAEIVVSPHGAALTNTLFAQNLSVIEFFGSYGSPSFFLLAKALGFRYACLASGYSGKNEFSQKYNGVTVDVARLQVLVEEMLSLSSDRSLLSMNS, from the coding sequence ATGACTGGTCGTCTGAGATCGGCGATCGGGATGATTCGATTTCCAATCCGTCAATGGATATTTTCCATCGCTACAAAAAAGCTGGGCTTAAATATAGTAACTAGGGAAGATATTTTAAAAAACAAAGAACAATATTCTTTAATTCAATTTGGAGCAGAGGAATCAATCTTAGTTGACGAGCCTTACAACAAGAACCCCAATGAAATTCCCAGCATCATTTCTAGCAGAGTTGGTAAAGCGAATACCTTAAACCAACCTGGCGTATTTGAAGTTATAAATGCTCGGTTAGTAGGTTCTACAGCCGTAGGATTTGATGCAGCCGGAAACTTACTTGCGGAAACACTCAATCCACTGAATTTAAGTAGAGCTATACCTACCCGTACTCATATCCTTAAATACTTCCCTACTTGGGAAGATCGAGTAGATACAGCCTGTTCTATAGTTATGGGTAACGGTAATTATTTTCACTGGATTGCAGATTATTTAACTCGGCTTCAGGGACTTGAATTCTATCAAGAACAAACTGGAAGAAGACCGACTTTAATTATAGATAAAAATCCTACTAAGTGGCAGATAGAGTCTCTTAGACTTTTGGGATATGAGCCAGAGAATTGTCTACCCTGGAATGGAGCGAGCTTAAAAGTTGACCGATTAGTCATTCCCTCCTGGCGACGCGAACGGCGTATCATACCACCTTCTGTTTGTCGGTGGATGCGACAGCGTATGCTGAGCAATCTAGATAAAGTTGAAAGTCAAAGTGACAGTTTTTCTTCTAGAATTTATATTTCTAGAACCAAAACAACTGGTCGTCAAGTTATCAATGAAGAGGAAGTTTTAGCAGCTTTAGCTCCATTAGGATTTGTATCTTACACAATGGAGAGAATGAGTTTCGCCGATCAAGTTAGATTATTTTCTCAAGCTGAAATAGTTGTTTCGCCTCACGGTGCTGCACTCACAAATACCCTCTTTGCACAGAACTTAAGCGTCATCGAATTTTTTGGTTCCTATGGTAGTCCCTCTTTCTTCCTCTTAGCAAAAGCCTTAGGTTTTCGCTACGCTTGCCTTGCGTCAGGATACAGTGGCAAGAATGAGTTTAGTCAGAAGTATAATGGCGTAACAGTAGATGTAGCTAGATTGCAGGTTCTCGTTGAAGAAATGTTATCTCTATCTAGCGATCGCTCGTTGTTAAGTATGAACTCATAA
- a CDS encoding heparin lyase I family protein, protein MNTKGCNHFFIGVLALCTTFLCLPEGVHKSDAKIIDSVITTVKRPEIGKGGSACQKLATIPPTKGNGQKVFKHWVDRCGERSEMATKKTKIGETYWYGWSMFVPSTWKDTDAGFDIVNQFGAFPSKKGRRYKCGGIGSKISRQGSNFIFDLQRQGNFVDVECTKFNLAKVSQLRGQWTDFVMHVKWTGNQDGFLKLWLKTGNGKYIQKINHQGATFWNDEGTGPYFKMGLYKGNPNFKGPAPRSLYTAEYRLGDANSSFKQVVPRLSKQKIAER, encoded by the coding sequence ATGAATACTAAAGGGTGTAATCATTTCTTTATAGGTGTATTAGCGTTGTGTACGACCTTCTTGTGCTTACCAGAAGGAGTACATAAATCTGATGCAAAAATTATTGATTCAGTGATTACAACTGTTAAGCGCCCAGAAATCGGTAAAGGGGGTTCTGCTTGTCAAAAGCTAGCAACTATTCCCCCTACAAAAGGGAACGGACAGAAGGTCTTCAAACATTGGGTAGATCGTTGCGGCGAACGGTCTGAGATGGCAACGAAAAAAACTAAGATTGGTGAAACCTATTGGTATGGATGGTCTATGTTCGTTCCCTCTACTTGGAAAGATACCGATGCAGGATTCGATATCGTAAATCAATTTGGGGCTTTTCCTTCCAAAAAAGGCAGAAGATACAAGTGTGGTGGGATCGGCTCTAAAATCTCTCGCCAAGGTAGTAACTTTATTTTCGATTTGCAACGGCAGGGTAATTTTGTTGATGTCGAATGTACCAAATTCAACTTAGCTAAAGTCTCCCAACTAAGAGGGCAATGGACTGATTTTGTCATGCATGTGAAATGGACGGGAAATCAAGACGGATTCCTCAAACTTTGGTTGAAAACAGGTAACGGTAAATATATTCAAAAGATTAACCATCAGGGAGCTACTTTCTGGAACGATGAAGGTACGGGACCGTACTTCAAGATGGGATTGTATAAGGGCAATCCTAACTTTAAAGGTCCTGCTCCTCGATCGCTCTATACTGCTGAATATCGCCTGGGTGATGCTAATTCCAGCTTTAAGCAGGTTGTACCGCGCCTTTCTAAGCAAAAAATAGCCGAACGATGA
- the rfbF gene encoding glucose-1-phosphate cytidylyltransferase yields the protein MKAVLLAGGLGTRLSEETTIKPKPMVEIGGRPILWHIMKTYSTYGINDFIICCGYKGYVIKEYFANYFLHMSDVTFDMRFNQMNVHCGYAEPWRVTLVDTGDKTMTGGRLKRVKEHIGSETFCFTYGDGVSSVNIKQLIEFHKQQKTLATLTATQPPGRFGAICLEQEQTKITSFQEKPTGDGAWINGGYFVLEPEVIDYIADDSTVWESEPLEKLAYNEQLSAYKHDGFWQPMDTLRDKNYLEDLWKSGKAPWKVW from the coding sequence ATGAAAGCTGTTCTACTTGCTGGCGGACTTGGCACTCGTTTAAGTGAAGAAACTACCATTAAGCCAAAGCCAATGGTTGAAATTGGTGGTAGACCAATTCTTTGGCACATTATGAAGACTTATTCTACCTATGGCATTAATGATTTTATTATTTGCTGTGGCTACAAAGGCTATGTAATTAAAGAGTACTTTGCTAACTATTTCTTACACATGTCCGATGTCACATTTGATATGCGCTTTAATCAAATGAACGTTCACTGCGGTTATGCCGAACCTTGGCGAGTCACGCTAGTTGATACGGGTGATAAAACCATGACTGGCGGACGGCTGAAGCGAGTCAAAGAGCATATTGGTAGTGAAACTTTCTGTTTTACTTACGGTGATGGTGTAAGTAGCGTCAATATTAAACAGCTAATTGAATTTCACAAACAACAAAAAACTTTAGCTACTTTAACAGCAACTCAACCACCAGGAAGATTTGGTGCAATTTGCCTAGAACAGGAACAAACTAAAATTACTTCTTTTCAAGAAAAGCCTACAGGGGATGGCGCTTGGATTAATGGTGGTTACTTTGTTTTGGAGCCAGAAGTTATTGATTACATAGCAGATGACTCCACGGTTTGGGAAAGCGAACCATTAGAAAAATTAGCTTATAACGAGCAATTATCTGCCTACAAACATGATGGTTTTTGGCAACCAATGGATACTTTGAGAGATAAAAACTATCTCGAAGATCTTTGGAAGAGCGGTAAAGCTCCTTGGAAAGTATGGTAG